The Nitrosomonas cryotolerans ATCC 49181 genome includes a window with the following:
- the nadA gene encoding quinolinate synthase NadA, translating to MYMEAIKFEHFDQMQDDICAQRITAAKNKLGKRVIILAHHYQRADVYKYADLTGDSLKLSYLAAQTNADYLVFCGVHFMAEVADILSSSEQTVILPDLAAGCSMADMASLSKVEHAWRELAEILDPEEVITPITYINSAADLKAFCGEHGGIVCTSSNATKILEWSFAQREKVLFFPDQHLGRWSGHKLGIPLDEMLVWDFDEPMGGLTPEQIKKAKILLWKGHCSVHQMFQPQHILRFRNQYPDGLVISHPECSYEVCKASDYVGSTEYIINTISKAKAGTRWLVGTELNLVSRISEEFKSQEKIVQFMSPMVCMCSTMARIDPQHLAWALENLVNEKVVNQIKVPVDESKLAKLALTRMLEIS from the coding sequence ATGTATATGGAAGCCATTAAGTTCGAGCATTTTGATCAGATGCAAGATGATATCTGCGCACAACGTATCACTGCAGCCAAGAATAAATTAGGAAAGCGCGTCATTATATTGGCGCATCATTATCAACGAGCGGATGTCTATAAATATGCTGATCTTACTGGCGATTCATTGAAGCTTTCATATCTTGCCGCTCAGACTAACGCAGATTATCTGGTATTCTGCGGCGTACATTTTATGGCTGAAGTCGCCGATATTCTCTCTAGCTCAGAACAAACTGTTATCTTGCCTGATCTTGCAGCCGGCTGCTCAATGGCTGATATGGCAAGTCTCTCCAAGGTGGAGCATGCTTGGCGTGAACTTGCCGAGATACTCGATCCTGAAGAGGTCATTACGCCCATAACTTACATTAATTCAGCTGCTGATTTAAAGGCTTTTTGTGGCGAGCATGGCGGCATCGTCTGTACTTCTAGTAATGCCACCAAGATTCTAGAATGGTCCTTTGCGCAACGTGAAAAAGTCTTGTTCTTCCCAGATCAGCATCTCGGTCGCTGGAGCGGGCACAAACTAGGTATTCCACTAGATGAGATGTTGGTTTGGGATTTTGATGAGCCAATGGGCGGCCTTACTCCAGAACAAATAAAAAAAGCTAAAATTCTACTATGGAAAGGACACTGTTCGGTACACCAGATGTTTCAACCACAGCATATCCTGCGCTTTCGTAATCAATATCCAGATGGACTCGTAATTTCTCACCCAGAATGTAGTTACGAAGTATGCAAAGCATCGGACTACGTGGGTTCTACTGAATATATTATCAATACAATAAGCAAAGCAAAAGCAGGGACTCGCTGGTTGGTTGGAACAGAATTGAATCTGGTCAGCCGCATCAGTGAAGAATTCAAATCACAGGAAAAAATAGTACAATTCATGTCACCAATGGTTTGCATGTGCTCGACTATGGCACGAATTGACCCGCAACATCTAGCTTGGGCACTGGAAAATTTGGTTAATGAAAAAGTAGTTAATCAGATAAAAGTACCCGTAGACGAATCAAAATTGGCAAAACTTGCTTTGACTCGAATGCTAGAAATATCATAG
- the lptC gene encoding LPS export ABC transporter periplasmic protein LptC — protein sequence MINRLHLSFPLILLIIIVLLTFWLDQAVQPAAITQDNEAYRHPDYIVENLSGIRMDHEKVVSRTYFAEKMFHYLNEDITHLEKIHFMSTQPGKPLMRMVADRAELLGNGEDIYLTGHVTILRGSDDEKDKITMVTSFLHLIPDENIAKTGESVTISRSNTTIDAIGFELDNRTGMVQLLSRVRAVDK from the coding sequence ATGATTAATCGCCTGCATCTCAGTTTTCCCCTGATACTTCTGATTATCATTGTGTTATTGACGTTCTGGCTGGATCAAGCGGTGCAGCCCGCAGCGATAACGCAAGATAATGAAGCGTATCGTCATCCTGATTATATTGTGGAAAATCTTTCAGGAATTCGCATGGATCATGAGAAAGTTGTGAGCAGAACTTATTTTGCAGAAAAAATGTTTCACTATCTAAATGAGGATATTACTCATCTAGAAAAAATACATTTTATGAGTACTCAACCGGGCAAACCGTTGATGCGAATGGTTGCGGATCGGGCTGAATTGTTAGGTAACGGAGAAGATATTTATCTTACCGGTCATGTGACGATATTGAGAGGGTCAGATGATGAAAAAGATAAGATAACCATGGTGACCAGTTTTTTGCATCTTATTCCGGATGAAAATATTGCCAAGACGGGCGAATCTGTAACTATTTCCAGGTCAAATACTACGATTGATGCAATTGGGTTTGAATTAGATAATCGTACTGGTATGGTCCAATTGTTATCGCGCGTGCGAGCTGTTGATAAATGA
- the lptA gene encoding lipopolysaccharide transport periplasmic protein LptA produces the protein MKTHFLAFLFSLFFTQTVLAERADRDKPIHLEADRATVEDVNRKDGNRISVFTGNVVLTQGTLLIRADKVVMKEDAYGFRYATAWGDLVSFRQKRDGLNEYIEGWGKRVELDNKTDKIELFRKARLKRGLDEVQGDYISYDMDSEFFQVIGSNERGVETGLDNRVRVVIQPKNKPDNADTDTP, from the coding sequence ATGAAGACTCATTTTCTAGCTTTCTTATTCAGTCTGTTTTTTACACAGACCGTTTTGGCTGAGCGTGCTGATCGCGATAAGCCTATTCATTTAGAAGCTGATCGTGCAACCGTGGAAGATGTCAATCGAAAAGATGGTAATCGAATTAGCGTATTCACAGGTAATGTCGTACTCACTCAGGGAACGCTGCTTATTCGTGCTGACAAAGTGGTCATGAAAGAGGATGCTTATGGTTTTCGATATGCGACTGCTTGGGGAGATCTCGTTAGTTTTCGGCAGAAGCGTGATGGACTGAATGAATATATTGAGGGATGGGGTAAACGAGTTGAGTTGGACAATAAAACTGACAAGATAGAATTGTTTAGGAAGGCACGCTTAAAACGTGGATTGGATGAAGTTCAAGGAGATTATATCTCTTATGATATGGACAGCGAATTTTTCCAGGTGATCGGGAGCAACGAACGAGGTGTTGAAACGGGTCTTGATAATCGAGTTCGGGTGGTGATTCAACCGAAGAATAAACCTGATAACGCAGATACGGATACGCCGTAA
- the lptB gene encoding LPS export ABC transporter ATP-binding protein, which yields MSKLEANHLKKQYKSRTVVHDVSFSLASGEVIGLLGPNGAGKTTCFYMVVGLVPLNGGGIYLDGHDLSQMPIHHRARLGISYLPQEASIFRRLSVEDNILAVLELQNFNSDEIQKHLNDLLNDLHISHLRTNPAISLSGGERRRVEIARALASQPRFILLDEPFAGVDPIAVIDIQKVIRFLKERNIGVLITDHNVRETLGICDRAYIISEGTVLANGKPDEIIYNERVRKVYLGEHFRL from the coding sequence ATGAGTAAATTAGAAGCTAATCATTTAAAAAAGCAATATAAGTCGCGTACAGTAGTGCACGATGTTTCTTTTTCTCTTGCGAGTGGTGAAGTCATTGGTTTGCTAGGGCCTAACGGTGCAGGTAAAACAACCTGCTTTTATATGGTTGTGGGATTAGTGCCGCTTAATGGGGGAGGTATTTATTTGGATGGCCATGATTTAAGCCAGATGCCGATTCATCATCGTGCTCGCCTTGGCATCAGCTATTTACCCCAGGAAGCATCAATTTTTCGACGCTTATCTGTAGAGGATAATATTCTCGCTGTACTGGAGTTACAGAACTTTAACTCTGATGAGATACAAAAACATTTAAATGATTTGTTAAACGATCTTCATATTAGTCACTTGCGCACTAATCCTGCTATTAGTTTGTCTGGAGGAGAGCGCCGCCGTGTAGAAATTGCTCGGGCATTAGCATCACAACCACGCTTTATTCTATTGGATGAGCCTTTTGCAGGTGTGGACCCTATTGCTGTAATTGATATACAAAAAGTAATCCGTTTTCTTAAGGAACGTAATATTGGTGTGCTCATTACTGATCACAATGTGAGAGAGACATTAGGAATTTGTGACCGAGCCTATATTATCAGTGAGGGAACGGTCTTGGCTAACGGGAAGCCTGATGAAATTATTTATAATGAGCGTGTAAGAAAAGTATATTTAGGAGAACATTTTCGACTATAA
- a CDS encoding RNA polymerase factor sigma-54 yields the protein MKPTLQLKLSQQIKLTPQLQQSIRLLQLSTLELSQEIERIMQENPLLEWDNCSDYRDVQPGNNSELLMSDSSDFQDDAAKEVISVENMTTTVMSQNNESDWKQDHDFYNGSREDEYELPQLAAKPISLREHLNVQISQSQISERDKSIVGLLIDSLNDDGYLVQDLQELVEILPPQLEIDMDDMHIALAYLQHLDPSGVGARNLRECLMLQLQLQPVETPYRDQALLLVNEYLEILASRNFGQIKKLLSCDDDCLRSVQQLITHLNPRPGAIFNSEDVRYIVPDVIVKKMNGIWVANLNLNAIPRLSVNRLYANILNQRHHDSAHGLASQLSEAKWLIKNIHQRFSTILSVSSAIVERQQQFFKYGAVAMRPLVLREIADNLNLHESTVSRVTTQKFMHTPRGIFELKYFFGSHVATNTGGVCSATAIRELIKQLVKTENPQKPLSDSRISKILGQQDIVVARRTVAKYRESMQIPPTNLRKSF from the coding sequence ATGAAGCCAACTCTCCAGCTAAAATTATCACAGCAAATAAAACTTACACCACAACTACAGCAATCCATTCGATTGTTGCAGTTGTCTACGCTAGAGTTAAGTCAGGAAATAGAACGCATAATGCAGGAGAATCCGTTACTGGAATGGGATAATTGCTCTGATTACAGAGATGTGCAACCAGGTAATAATTCAGAATTGCTCATGTCAGATTCGTCGGACTTCCAGGATGACGCAGCTAAAGAGGTCATTTCAGTAGAGAATATGACTACGACAGTGATGAGTCAGAACAATGAATCTGATTGGAAGCAAGACCATGATTTTTACAATGGCTCGCGCGAAGATGAATATGAGCTGCCGCAATTGGCTGCAAAGCCGATTAGTTTACGCGAGCATTTGAATGTACAAATTAGTCAAAGTCAGATTTCTGAACGCGATAAGAGCATCGTAGGTTTGTTGATTGATAGCCTGAATGATGATGGTTATCTTGTTCAGGATTTGCAGGAATTGGTTGAGATATTGCCGCCGCAGCTTGAAATCGATATGGATGATATGCATATTGCTCTTGCGTACTTACAGCATCTAGACCCATCTGGAGTTGGAGCACGTAATTTGAGAGAATGTCTTATGTTACAGTTACAGCTGCAGCCAGTTGAGACGCCTTATCGCGATCAAGCGTTATTATTGGTAAATGAATATTTAGAAATTCTGGCATCACGGAATTTTGGCCAGATTAAAAAATTACTGAGTTGCGATGATGATTGTTTACGTTCAGTTCAGCAATTGATTACTCATCTTAACCCGCGCCCAGGAGCAATATTCAACTCTGAAGATGTGCGTTATATTGTGCCAGATGTGATTGTAAAAAAAATGAATGGAATCTGGGTGGCGAATCTTAATCTAAATGCTATTCCACGTCTTAGTGTTAATCGTCTTTATGCCAATATACTGAACCAGCGTCATCATGATTCAGCGCATGGATTGGCTAGCCAGTTAAGCGAAGCTAAATGGCTTATTAAAAATATTCATCAACGTTTCAGTACCATCCTGAGTGTGTCCAGTGCGATTGTTGAGCGCCAGCAACAGTTCTTTAAATATGGAGCAGTGGCTATGCGTCCACTTGTATTACGAGAAATAGCCGATAATCTAAATTTGCACGAATCAACCGTATCACGTGTGACCACTCAAAAATTTATGCATACTCCTCGTGGTATATTTGAACTTAAGTATTTTTTTGGCAGTCATGTTGCGACAAATACGGGTGGTGTTTGCTCTGCTACCGCCATTCGTGAGTTAATTAAGCAATTAGTAAAAACTGAGAATCCACAAAAACCACTGAGTGATAGCCGGATTTCAAAAATTCTAGGACAACAGGATATCGTTGTGGCTCGTCGTACCGTAGCAAAATATCGGGAGTCAATGCAAATTCCCCCGACTAATCTTCGTAAGTCATTTTAA
- the hpf gene encoding ribosome hibernation-promoting factor, HPF/YfiA family, which produces MNLNLTGNHVEITPAMREYVISKINKITRHFDHVIDVTVTLSVEKHGQKAEANVHVRGKDIFVEADGTNMYASIDNLIDKLDRQILKHKEKNLERRNEGALKDQDFEI; this is translated from the coding sequence ATGAATCTCAATCTTACTGGTAACCACGTAGAAATTACGCCCGCGATGCGCGAATATGTTATTTCTAAGATAAATAAAATCACGCGCCATTTTGATCATGTAATCGATGTTACAGTGACATTGTCGGTGGAGAAACATGGACAAAAAGCTGAAGCAAACGTGCACGTGCGGGGAAAGGATATCTTTGTTGAAGCGGATGGTACTAATATGTATGCATCAATCGATAACCTGATAGACAAGCTAGATCGACAAATACTTAAACATAAAGAGAAGAACCTGGAGCGTCGCAATGAAGGTGCATTGAAAGACCAGGATTTTGAGATATAG
- a CDS encoding PTS sugar transporter subunit IIA: MNLISQLLPLSNVIVDLDVASKKRVFEQAGLLFENTLQVARSQVFDSLFAREKLGSTGLGQGVAIPHGRIKGLREAVAALVRMKEAIPFDAPDGQPVNLACILLVPEKATDKHLQILSELAQMFSDRSFRENLLRSKDAVEIHKLIVDWTPNASN; the protein is encoded by the coding sequence ATGAATCTCATTTCACAATTATTACCGCTATCCAATGTTATCGTTGATTTAGATGTTGCTAGCAAGAAACGCGTATTTGAACAAGCTGGATTATTATTTGAGAACACATTACAGGTGGCGCGTAGTCAGGTTTTTGATAGCTTGTTTGCTCGTGAAAAACTGGGTTCTACTGGTCTTGGTCAAGGGGTAGCCATTCCACATGGTAGGATTAAAGGATTGCGTGAAGCTGTAGCAGCATTGGTTAGAATGAAAGAGGCAATCCCATTTGATGCGCCTGATGGTCAACCAGTGAATCTTGCCTGCATTCTGCTTGTTCCTGAAAAAGCGACTGATAAACATTTGCAAATCCTCAGTGAGTTGGCACAGATGTTCAGTGATAGGAGTTTTCGCGAAAATCTTTTACGTAGTAAAGATGCTGTAGAGATTCATAAGCTTATTGTTGATTGGACACCGAATGCCTCAAATTAG
- the hprK gene encoding HPr(Ser) kinase/phosphatase produces MPQISIAQLFNDKKGKLGLTWEEGQAGGEKQLNDEAIAQSRQGVIGHLNFIHPNWIQVLSNAEVNYLNQLDPTSLENKIKQLTQSGIACIIVADGGEVPVSMRAMASTNLIPLLCSPYPSLEVIWLLRTYLGHVLAPSSCLHGVLLDVLGMGVLITGESGVGKSELALELISRGHGLVADDVVELRRIAPETLEGRCPPMLRDFLEVRGLGMLNIRTIFGETAVRRRKNMKLIVHLQNSGGTDANLLERLPLSNLNENIMNVDVRKVIIPVAAGRNLAVLVEAAVRNYVLQLRGIDGTKDFIERHDQEMRDVQAE; encoded by the coding sequence ATGCCTCAAATTAGTATAGCGCAATTATTTAATGATAAAAAAGGGAAGCTGGGTTTAACCTGGGAAGAGGGACAGGCAGGAGGTGAAAAGCAACTCAATGATGAAGCTATTGCTCAATCTAGACAAGGGGTGATAGGCCATCTCAATTTTATACATCCTAATTGGATACAGGTATTAAGTAATGCTGAAGTTAATTATCTAAATCAATTAGATCCTACTTCCCTTGAAAATAAAATAAAGCAATTAACCCAAAGCGGAATCGCCTGTATTATTGTTGCTGACGGTGGGGAAGTGCCGGTTTCAATGCGAGCGATGGCAAGCACTAATCTTATACCCTTATTGTGTTCACCTTATCCGAGTCTGGAAGTAATTTGGTTGTTGCGTACTTATCTGGGGCATGTCTTGGCCCCATCTAGCTGTTTGCATGGCGTACTTCTGGATGTGCTGGGAATGGGCGTATTAATAACTGGAGAGAGCGGTGTTGGTAAAAGCGAGTTGGCTTTGGAGCTGATAAGTCGTGGTCATGGATTAGTAGCTGATGATGTTGTAGAGCTACGCCGTATCGCGCCGGAGACATTAGAAGGCCGCTGTCCGCCGATGTTACGTGATTTTCTTGAAGTACGTGGATTGGGAATGTTGAATATACGTACTATTTTTGGTGAAACGGCAGTACGTCGGCGGAAAAATATGAAATTGATCGTACATTTACAAAACTCAGGTGGTACAGATGCCAACTTATTGGAGCGATTACCTTTAAGTAATTTGAATGAAAACATTATGAATGTGGATGTTCGCAAAGTTATTATCCCTGTTGCTGCAGGCCGTAATTTAGCTGTATTAGTGGAGGCCGCAGTGCGTAATTATGTCTTGCAGTTAAGAGGTATTGACGGCACTAAAGATTTTATTGAACGGCATGATCAAGAAATGAGGGATGTTCAAGCAGAATAA
- a CDS encoding flavin prenyltransferase UbiX: MKNSQTITLAYTGASGMPYGIRLLEMLLAEGNSVYLLYSKVAQIVAQQEMKLIMPSRAQEAEVFFNNYFGLAQGQLRVFGREEWFAPVASGSNPADSMVICPCTMGTLAAIAAGLNQKLIERAADVMLKENRKLILVPREMPFSIIHLENMLKLARSGAVILPANPGFYHHPETIQDMVDFVVARILDQLGVTHTLTPRWGESQLS; the protein is encoded by the coding sequence ATGAAAAATTCTCAAACCATCACGCTTGCTTACACGGGAGCTTCTGGTATGCCGTATGGAATCCGCCTGTTAGAAATGTTGCTGGCTGAAGGCAATTCTGTATACCTACTTTATTCAAAAGTAGCCCAAATTGTTGCACAGCAGGAAATGAAGCTGATAATGCCATCTCGTGCTCAAGAAGCAGAAGTATTTTTCAATAATTATTTCGGGTTAGCTCAAGGGCAATTACGCGTATTCGGACGGGAGGAGTGGTTTGCACCGGTTGCTTCGGGTTCTAATCCTGCGGATTCGATGGTTATTTGTCCCTGCACGATGGGTACGCTAGCAGCCATTGCAGCAGGATTAAACCAGAAGCTGATTGAACGAGCTGCAGATGTGATGCTGAAGGAGAATCGTAAACTGATATTGGTTCCGCGCGAAATGCCATTTTCGATCATCCATCTTGAGAATATGTTAAAACTTGCGCGTAGCGGTGCTGTTATCCTGCCGGCTAATCCGGGTTTTTATCATCATCCAGAGACTATACAGGATATGGTTGATTTTGTTGTTGCGCGCATATTGGATCAGCTGGGTGTAACGCATACATTAACACCACGCTGGGGTGAATCACAACTAAGTTAG
- the tnpB gene encoding IS200/IS605 family element RNA-guided endonuclease TnpB, whose amino-acid sequence MEIKRAYKFRFYPTFEQETILAQTFGCARFVYNRMLRVRSDAWYTEKKRIGYHATSSLLTELKKEPEFEWLNKVSSVPVQQSLRHLQTAFGNFFAKRAKYPSFKSKHEKQSAEYTSSAFKWDGKSLKLAKMKDPLNIRWSRTLPKATKLTIATVSKDSAGRYHVSMLCDDSVARKPRVSGKVGIDLGLTHFAILSTGEKIASPNTLRKNETRLAKLQRKLSKKRKGSANRQKARLKVARLHAGIADARKDFLHKLSTRLVNENQVIVVESLAVSNMKKNRCLAKSISDAGWGEFVRQLEYKSLWYGRELVGIDRWYPSSKRCSGCGHTVNKMPLNVREWTCPECGSIHDRDINAARNVLAAGLAVSALGESISPVCI is encoded by the coding sequence ATGGAAATTAAGCGCGCATACAAATTCAGGTTTTACCCAACTTTTGAGCAAGAAACTATTCTGGCTCAAACATTCGGGTGTGCTCGGTTTGTCTATAATCGCATGTTGCGCGTTCGTTCTGATGCTTGGTATACCGAGAAAAAAAGAATCGGGTATCATGCTACCTCCTCTTTGTTGACCGAGTTAAAAAAAGAGCCTGAATTTGAATGGCTGAACAAAGTTTCCAGTGTTCCTGTGCAGCAATCTCTCCGCCACCTGCAAACGGCATTTGGTAATTTCTTTGCCAAACGAGCCAAATACCCGTCATTCAAAAGCAAGCATGAGAAGCAATCGGCTGAATACACGTCCAGCGCCTTCAAGTGGGACGGTAAGTCTCTGAAACTGGCGAAGATGAAAGATCCACTGAATATCAGATGGTCGCGCACCCTTCCTAAGGCAACAAAACTAACGATTGCAACAGTCTCTAAAGACTCAGCGGGTCGATACCATGTTTCTATGCTTTGCGACGACTCTGTTGCGCGAAAGCCAAGGGTTAGCGGCAAAGTCGGCATTGACTTAGGATTAACGCACTTCGCTATTCTTTCTACGGGCGAGAAGATTGCGTCTCCTAACACGCTACGAAAGAATGAAACCAGGCTTGCTAAGCTGCAACGCAAGCTATCTAAAAAGCGCAAAGGGTCGGCCAATAGACAAAAAGCCAGACTGAAAGTAGCGCGACTACATGCAGGAATTGCTGATGCTCGTAAAGACTTTCTACATAAACTCTCAACACGGCTAGTGAACGAAAACCAAGTGATAGTTGTAGAGTCTTTAGCTGTTAGCAATATGAAGAAAAATCGTTGCCTCGCAAAATCAATTTCCGATGCAGGATGGGGTGAATTTGTGCGGCAATTAGAATACAAGTCGCTGTGGTACGGGCGAGAGCTTGTAGGTATTGACCGATGGTATCCAAGCAGCAAACGCTGTTCGGGATGTGGGCATACCGTAAACAAGATGCCTTTGAATGTGCGTGAATGGACTTGTCCGGAATGCGGATCAATCCATGATCGAGACATCAACGCAGCGCGTAATGTTTTGGCCGCTGGACTGGCGGTGTCAGCCCTTGGAGAATCTATAAGTCCTGTTTGCATTTAG
- a CDS encoding 5-formyltetrahydrofolate cyclo-ligase, whose product MDNWITWRKHQRANLLARREAIPEETHHNWSIAISNMLKQGFPILQKMNIGLYWPFRGEYDPRPAANYFKQRGAILALPVIIRKHAPLCFQEWWQEAPMKDGAHGIPVPDNTKPIVIDAVIIPVVGFDQQGYRLGYGSGYYDRTLAESNPRPLIIGVAFETLHLDNVYPQPHDIAMHFIVTEAKIYQTLNNKLIPISINQCAMENTLTAPLRKRRGFPIQRIQPGRT is encoded by the coding sequence ATGGATAACTGGATAACATGGAGAAAACATCAGCGTGCCAACCTGCTAGCACGCAGAGAAGCTATTCCGGAAGAGACACATCACAACTGGAGCATAGCGATATCCAACATGCTCAAGCAAGGCTTTCCCATTCTTCAGAAAATGAATATTGGGCTCTATTGGCCATTCCGTGGCGAATATGATCCACGCCCTGCCGCAAATTATTTTAAGCAGCGGGGCGCGATACTGGCATTGCCAGTCATAATACGTAAGCATGCGCCATTATGTTTCCAAGAATGGTGGCAGGAGGCACCGATGAAAGATGGGGCCCATGGAATTCCTGTTCCGGATAATACCAAACCCATAGTAATTGATGCCGTGATTATACCGGTGGTCGGTTTTGATCAACAGGGCTACCGTCTTGGCTATGGTAGTGGTTATTATGACCGTACACTGGCGGAAAGTAATCCACGACCGCTGATTATTGGTGTAGCGTTTGAGACACTACACCTAGATAATGTTTATCCTCAGCCACATGATATTGCTATGCATTTTATTGTTACCGAGGCTAAGATTTATCAAACATTAAATAATAAATTAATTCCAATTTCAATTAACCAATGCGCTATGGAGAACACCTTGACTGCTCCCCTCCGTAAACGAAGGGGATTCCCAATTCAACGAATCCAACCCGGACGCACCTAA
- the mutY gene encoding A/G-specific adenine glycosylase encodes MSNIAARLINWQEQHGRHHLPWQGTHDPYAIWLSEIMLQQTQVGTVIPYYQRFLRYFPDIPSLSQAPLDDILSLWSGLGYYSRARHLYQAACIIVRDYHGTFPKERELIQQLPGIGRSTAAAIMVFAYGHRSAILDGNVKRVFSRYFGIDGYPGKKKVQDQLWLKAEESLPNGNSKKCHQVYTQALMDLGATICTRHRPQCHDCPLRSDCVAFKEKRTDQLPTAKPRVSLPKKETIFLILLKQKKILLEKRPDTGIWGGLWCLPEIHLEEDIGAYCTQHFKTEVRPLFNFPPLNHTFTHFKLRIHPRLLRITSQIDTQQEGKIWIEPDEALDKAIPTPVRKLIKQYVHSDNSINNTESV; translated from the coding sequence ATGTCCAACATTGCTGCCAGATTAATTAATTGGCAAGAACAACATGGCCGTCATCATCTACCTTGGCAGGGCACACACGACCCTTATGCGATCTGGCTATCCGAGATTATGCTGCAACAAACGCAGGTAGGTACGGTTATCCCTTATTATCAGCGTTTTCTGCGATATTTCCCTGATATACCCAGCCTTTCTCAAGCGCCACTGGACGATATATTGTCATTATGGAGTGGTCTTGGCTATTACTCACGTGCAAGACATTTATATCAGGCAGCGTGTATAATCGTCCGTGATTATCATGGCACATTCCCCAAGGAAAGAGAGCTGATTCAACAACTCCCTGGAATAGGCCGGTCTACCGCCGCAGCTATTATGGTTTTTGCATATGGCCATCGCAGCGCGATTCTAGATGGAAATGTTAAACGTGTTTTCTCGCGTTATTTTGGAATAGACGGTTATCCAGGCAAAAAAAAGGTACAAGATCAGTTGTGGTTAAAGGCTGAGGAATCGTTGCCCAACGGTAATTCAAAAAAGTGTCATCAGGTTTATACACAAGCATTAATGGATCTAGGTGCGACAATTTGCACACGGCATAGACCTCAGTGCCATGATTGTCCACTGCGATCCGATTGTGTTGCATTCAAAGAGAAACGTACAGATCAGCTACCTACTGCTAAGCCACGCGTATCCTTGCCAAAAAAAGAAACTATATTTTTAATATTACTCAAGCAGAAAAAAATACTGTTGGAGAAACGTCCAGACACCGGTATTTGGGGTGGATTATGGTGCCTACCGGAAATACATCTAGAAGAAGATATCGGTGCTTATTGTACACAGCATTTCAAAACAGAGGTAAGACCCCTATTTAATTTTCCACCTTTAAATCACACATTCACTCACTTTAAGCTGCGTATTCATCCTAGATTACTACGTATCACCTCACAAATTGATACCCAGCAAGAAGGAAAAATCTGGATAGAACCAGATGAGGCATTAGACAAAGCAATTCCAACACCTGTACGGAAACTCATAAAACAATATGTTCATTCTGATAACTCAATTAACAACACTGAATCTGTCTGA